One genomic segment of [Phormidium] sp. ETS-05 includes these proteins:
- the glp gene encoding gephyrin-like molybdotransferase Glp encodes MLLVGEAEAIVLNLVQPLGERDVEILDLLAAAGRILASPVAGKLDVPHWDNSAMDGYAVKYEDVKNASDSNPAVLEIKEEIPAGKQPQMTVQPGQAARIFTGSMMPLGADTVIMQEQTRRRDNLVEILVAPPAPGDFVRHRGEFYQAMTPLLQPGVRLAAADIAVLASAQATEVPVFRRPRVAIFSTGDELVGAGEPIGPGQLVDSNQYALAIAATAAGCEAVRLGIVKDDKRVLQEAMDRALKAADVVISTGGVSVGEYDYVEEIILNLGGTIHITSVAIKPGKPLTVATFPQKELPKAPPKLYFGLPGNPVSTLVTFWRFVAPALKKLSGLTSGWGPLFVPARTRQDLRTGGQRETYLWGKIHPSDTGWEFELAAGSHSSGNLINLAQTTGLAVVPVGQKAIAAGETVRVLLV; translated from the coding sequence ATGCTGCTAGTGGGAGAAGCGGAGGCGATCGTCCTCAACTTAGTTCAACCCCTTGGGGAGAGAGATGTAGAAATCCTAGATTTACTGGCCGCAGCAGGACGGATATTAGCCTCCCCAGTAGCAGGAAAACTAGATGTACCCCATTGGGATAATTCCGCAATGGACGGTTATGCCGTCAAATATGAAGACGTAAAAAACGCCAGTGACAGCAACCCGGCGGTATTGGAAATCAAAGAAGAAATACCCGCAGGGAAACAGCCACAGATGACAGTGCAACCCGGACAAGCGGCGCGCATTTTCACCGGCTCGATGATGCCGCTCGGAGCCGATACTGTGATTATGCAGGAACAAACCAGACGCCGCGATAACCTAGTAGAAATTTTAGTTGCCCCCCCAGCTCCGGGAGATTTCGTCCGCCATCGAGGCGAATTCTATCAAGCCATGACTCCCCTGCTGCAACCCGGAGTCCGTTTAGCCGCAGCGGATATTGCCGTATTAGCATCAGCTCAAGCCACCGAAGTCCCAGTGTTCCGCCGTCCCCGAGTCGCCATATTTTCCACAGGAGATGAGTTAGTGGGAGCCGGAGAACCCATAGGACCCGGACAACTGGTGGACTCAAATCAATATGCCTTAGCCATAGCAGCCACAGCGGCGGGGTGTGAAGCCGTAAGGTTAGGTATTGTCAAGGACGACAAAAGAGTTTTGCAAGAAGCAATGGATCGGGCTCTCAAAGCCGCTGACGTGGTTATCTCCACTGGCGGCGTTTCCGTGGGAGAGTACGACTACGTAGAAGAAATTATCCTCAATTTAGGGGGCACTATCCACATTACATCTGTAGCCATTAAACCCGGTAAACCCCTCACCGTCGCCACCTTTCCCCAAAAAGAATTACCCAAAGCCCCTCCCAAATTATATTTTGGCTTACCCGGTAATCCCGTTTCTACCTTAGTCACATTTTGGCGCTTTGTGGCACCGGCGCTGAAAAAATTATCCGGTTTAACTTCCGGCTGGGGACCATTGTTTGTCCCCGCACGCACCCGCCAAGATTTGCGCACAGGGGGACAGCGGGAAACCTATCTTTGGGGGAAAATCCACCCCAGTGATACTGGTTGGGAATTTGAACTCGCCGCCGGTAGTCATAGTTCTGGGAATTTAATCAATTTAGCCCAAACCACGGGTTTGGCAGTGGTGCCCGTGGGACAAAAGGCGATCGCAGCCGGGGAAACAGTGCGGGTGTTGCTGGTGTAG
- the cobO gene encoding cob(I)yrinic acid a,c-diamide adenosyltransferase, giving the protein MATNTDVELSTTEAAPEPSLTPEQYRQKMQRRKEVQEQRVAQASGEKGLIVVNTGNGKGKTTAALGMVLRSLGHGFRVAIVQFIKGAWEPAEKAALSRWMPQLQFHAIGEGFTWETQDRDRDIAKAQEAWTLALSYIHNPEFKLILLDEINVALKLGYLPVEQILAGLGEKSPDTHIILTGRGAPSPLIEAADLVTEMTLIKHPFREQGIKAQPGIEF; this is encoded by the coding sequence ATGGCCACAAATACTGATGTAGAATTATCCACAACTGAGGCGGCGCCAGAGCCGTCCCTAACGCCGGAGCAGTACCGCCAGAAGATGCAGCGCCGCAAAGAAGTGCAGGAACAGCGGGTGGCGCAGGCGTCAGGGGAAAAAGGACTGATTGTGGTGAATACTGGAAACGGTAAGGGTAAAACTACCGCTGCTTTAGGGATGGTACTACGCTCTTTGGGTCACGGTTTCCGGGTGGCGATCGTCCAGTTCATCAAAGGCGCCTGGGAACCAGCGGAAAAAGCCGCTCTCAGCCGCTGGATGCCCCAACTGCAATTTCACGCGATCGGCGAAGGCTTCACCTGGGAAACTCAAGACCGCGATCGGGACATTGCCAAAGCCCAAGAAGCCTGGACCCTAGCTCTATCATACATCCATAACCCGGAATTCAAACTGATCCTGCTTGACGAAATCAACGTTGCCCTCAAACTTGGTTATCTACCAGTAGAGCAAATTCTCGCCGGTTTGGGGGAAAAATCCCCCGATACTCACATTATTCTCACGGGAAGAGGCGCCCCCAGCCCCCTCATCGAAGCCGCCGACCTGGTAACAGAAATGACTCTGATTAAACACCCCTTCCGGGAACAAGGTATCAAAGCTCAACCGGGTATCGAGTTTTAA
- the lnt gene encoding apolipoprotein N-acyltransferase → MRAQILAIAAGGLIMGLTPAPQNLWPLAWLAAIPLWVAVIRPTHPSKLISAVLLPSVWGICYHGVALFWMTGIHPLTWMGVPWLASLGIALFAWGFVTLWGAATVTLWGITSIWWHRCHPLPRLLIGTAVWCGIESLWSASALWWTALAYTQSPGNLAGLHLGQLAGPNTVTAAIIAVNGLLASAWINRRAFSAKFPVLVAIGLFICCQLTGFWLYSRPLNDHANPAMQIGIIQGNIPNKIKFDSQGLQQAVEGYTTGYRALAAQGVDAVLIPETALPYIWAEPYQQYLSFYRAILESGVTAFVGTFGQKQESLTNSLFAVNGAGETISRYDKIHLVPLGEYIPFERYLGKLINRLSPLDAHLVHGDKNQVFVTPFGRAIVGICFDSAFAEHFRRQAATGGEFILSAANDAHYAADMMAQHHALDLMRAIEVDRWAVRATNTGLSAIIDPHGDTKWLSQINTYELHADTIHRRTTQTLYVRWGDWLTPLLGCLGIASLIITRILGVNPYL, encoded by the coding sequence ATGAGGGCGCAAATTCTCGCTATCGCCGCTGGCGGTTTGATAATGGGGCTGACACCAGCACCTCAGAACCTGTGGCCCTTAGCTTGGTTAGCTGCTATTCCTTTATGGGTGGCAGTTATTCGCCCCACCCACCCATCAAAATTGATTTCTGCTGTCCTCCTGCCCTCGGTTTGGGGGATCTGCTACCACGGTGTAGCTCTATTTTGGATGACTGGCATTCACCCCCTCACTTGGATGGGAGTGCCTTGGCTGGCTTCTCTGGGAATTGCCCTTTTTGCTTGGGGTTTTGTTACTTTATGGGGAGCCGCTACTGTTACTCTCTGGGGCATTACTTCTATTTGGTGGCACCGCTGTCACCCCCTGCCACGTCTGTTGATTGGTACGGCGGTTTGGTGTGGGATAGAATCTCTCTGGAGTGCTTCCGCCCTGTGGTGGACTGCCCTTGCCTACACCCAAAGTCCGGGCAATTTGGCGGGTTTACATCTGGGGCAATTGGCGGGGCCGAATACTGTCACTGCTGCCATTATAGCAGTTAATGGTTTGTTAGCGTCAGCCTGGATTAACCGCCGCGCCTTTTCTGCCAAATTTCCGGTTTTGGTGGCAATTGGTCTGTTTATTTGTTGCCAATTAACTGGGTTTTGGCTGTACAGTCGCCCGCTTAATGATCATGCTAATCCGGCGATGCAAATCGGAATTATTCAGGGAAATATCCCAAATAAAATTAAGTTCGATTCTCAAGGTTTGCAGCAAGCTGTAGAAGGCTATACTACTGGCTATCGTGCCTTGGCGGCGCAAGGGGTGGATGCGGTGCTGATTCCTGAAACGGCTTTACCTTATATCTGGGCTGAACCATATCAGCAATATCTTTCTTTTTATCGGGCTATTCTGGAAAGTGGGGTGACAGCTTTTGTGGGGACTTTTGGCCAGAAGCAGGAGAGTTTGACTAATAGTTTATTTGCGGTGAATGGGGCGGGAGAAACTATCAGCCGTTATGATAAGATTCATTTGGTGCCTTTGGGGGAGTATATCCCTTTTGAAAGGTATTTGGGCAAGCTGATTAATCGGTTGTCGCCGTTGGATGCTCATTTGGTGCATGGGGATAAAAATCAGGTGTTTGTGACTCCTTTTGGGCGGGCGATCGTGGGGATTTGTTTTGATTCGGCTTTTGCGGAACATTTCCGCCGCCAAGCGGCTACTGGGGGCGAATTTATCCTCAGTGCGGCTAATGATGCGCATTATGCGGCGGATATGATGGCGCAACACCATGCTCTGGATTTGATGCGGGCGATCGAAGTAGATAGATGGGCAGTCCGAGCCACTAATACCGGACTTTCCGCCATCATCGACCCCCACGGTGACACCAAATGGCTCTCCCAAATCAACACCTATGAGTTGCACGCCGATACGATCCACCGCCGGACCACTCAAACTCTGTACGTGCGATGGGGAGATTGGCTGACACCCCTATTAGGATGTTTAGGGATTGCGTCCCTGATCATTACGAGGATTTTGGGAGTGAATCCCTATTTGTAG
- a CDS encoding Uma2 family endonuclease codes for MVTQLNPPAKPEIIYPESDGKPMADNTEQFRWIVTIQGGIDALFKDDPNVFVAGDLFWYPVEGQGSLKTAPDIMVALGRPKGKRSSYLQWKEDNIPPQVVFEVLSPGNTLGEMAKKFDFYRDYGVEEYYIYDPDKIDFCGWLRQDNKLTAIESINGWISPRLGIRFEMGDDGLEIYRPDGRKFATYIELETERNLAEQRAEMEAQRAEIEAQRAEAEAQRAQRLAEKLRELGIDPDAV; via the coding sequence ATGGTAACACAACTCAACCCCCCTGCCAAACCAGAAATCATCTACCCCGAAAGCGACGGCAAACCAATGGCAGACAACACCGAACAATTTCGCTGGATAGTCACCATCCAAGGCGGTATCGATGCCTTGTTTAAAGACGACCCTAACGTATTTGTCGCCGGGGATTTATTCTGGTATCCCGTGGAGGGGCAGGGTAGTCTAAAAACTGCCCCAGATATCATGGTAGCCTTGGGGCGTCCCAAAGGCAAACGGAGTTCCTACCTGCAATGGAAAGAAGATAACATCCCTCCCCAAGTGGTGTTTGAGGTACTATCTCCCGGCAACACCCTGGGAGAAATGGCGAAAAAATTTGACTTTTATCGAGATTATGGTGTAGAAGAATACTATATCTATGACCCAGATAAAATCGATTTTTGTGGTTGGCTACGTCAGGATAATAAGTTAACCGCCATAGAATCAATCAACGGCTGGATTTCGCCCCGGTTGGGTATCCGGTTTGAAATGGGAGATGACGGGTTAGAAATCTATCGCCCCGACGGGCGGAAATTTGCCACCTATATCGAATTGGAAACCGAGCGAAATCTGGCAGAACAGCGAGCTGAAATGGAAGCCCAACGAGCCGAAATTGAAGCCCAACGAGCTGAAGCCGAAGCCCAACGAGCCCAACGCCTAGCGGAAAAACTGCGGGAATTGGGTATCGACCCCGACGCAGTGTAA
- a CDS encoding CPBP family intramembrane glutamic endopeptidase: protein MVVVSLFNQQLWQGRGGSNPILPIALEDRNSLALGVFFFTASVAAPIFEEIMFRGFLLPSLTRYLSPWGAILLSSLLFAVAHLQLSELLPLATLGMVLGFVYVRSGNLLAPMLLHCLWNSGTLVSLFVLGSTI from the coding sequence GTGGTAGTAGTATCCTTATTCAACCAACAACTCTGGCAAGGAAGAGGAGGCAGTAACCCCATCCTCCCCATCGCCTTAGAAGATAGAAACAGCTTAGCTTTGGGGGTGTTTTTCTTCACCGCCTCCGTAGCCGCTCCCATCTTTGAAGAAATTATGTTTCGGGGGTTTCTCCTCCCGTCCCTCACCCGCTATCTATCCCCGTGGGGAGCAATATTACTCAGTAGCCTCCTGTTTGCCGTCGCTCACCTGCAGCTATCGGAACTCCTGCCTCTCGCCACCTTGGGGATGGTGCTAGGATTTGTATATGTGCGATCGGGCAACCTCCTTGCTCCCATGCTCCTGCACTGCCTGTGGAACAGCGGCACCCTCGTCAGCTTATTTGTCCTTGGCAGCACCATTTGA
- a CDS encoding NINE protein — MKYKSTALLLAFLLGGFGGHKFYLGEYLAGILYALFSWTLIPSVLAFFEFLALLFMPEHVFDARYNPLLTGSRNELKYIGNKRDITNALFDLKELYSAGIITAEEYEEKRQNLLKEL, encoded by the coding sequence ATGAAATATAAATCCACAGCCCTATTACTAGCATTTCTTTTAGGAGGTTTCGGCGGCCATAAATTTTATCTTGGCGAATACTTGGCCGGGATACTATATGCCCTATTTAGCTGGACATTAATCCCCTCCGTCTTAGCATTTTTTGAATTTCTGGCCTTACTATTCATGCCCGAACACGTATTTGATGCCAGATACAATCCCCTGCTCACAGGCAGTCGCAACGAACTCAAATATATCGGCAACAAACGGGACATCACCAACGCCTTATTCGACCTCAAAGAACTGTACAGCGCTGGCATTATCACCGCCGAAGAATACGAAGAAAAACGCCAAAATCTGCTCAAAGAGCTATAA
- a CDS encoding helix-hairpin-helix domain-containing protein: MKNKTQLSQTPKDWFEQIPDWLMLSLIPVVGGLAIVYAGHKTKTKSWLILGGSITTAAIILAFAPTSLNLLPMWIVQVSIAFSIKKSYLIKTYPKNLPLPGESSLATSIAENRDKIDINLCSKHEMVYSLGLPLPYANDIEELRNSGYIFTDAEELTEIVGIPEITVKRIAPLITFSYDYNKEANISWRRLNSQNVAQLTATGLSSKDATKIVTERERNGDYKSIIDLRRRTGIPLSAVRHLL, encoded by the coding sequence ATGAAAAATAAAACTCAACTGTCACAAACGCCTAAAGATTGGTTTGAGCAAATCCCGGATTGGTTGATGTTATCATTAATTCCCGTAGTGGGGGGATTGGCGATCGTCTATGCGGGACACAAAACCAAAACCAAATCCTGGCTCATCTTAGGAGGTAGCATCACCACCGCCGCCATCATCTTGGCATTTGCCCCCACCAGCCTCAACCTCTTGCCTATGTGGATAGTCCAAGTAAGCATCGCCTTTTCTATCAAAAAATCCTACCTCATCAAAACCTATCCCAAAAATCTCCCCCTCCCAGGGGAGAGCAGCTTAGCTACCTCGATCGCCGAAAACCGAGACAAAATAGACATCAATCTCTGTTCCAAACATGAAATGGTTTACAGTCTCGGTTTACCCCTCCCCTACGCCAACGACATCGAAGAATTGCGCAACTCCGGCTATATCTTCACCGATGCAGAAGAACTCACAGAAATCGTGGGGATTCCCGAAATCACCGTCAAGCGCATTGCCCCCCTGATTACCTTCAGCTACGACTATAATAAAGAAGCCAATATCTCCTGGCGGCGATTGAACTCCCAAAATGTAGCCCAATTAACCGCCACCGGTTTGTCCTCCAAAGATGCCACAAAAATCGTCACCGAACGGGAGCGAAACGGTGACTATAAATCAATTATCGACCTGCGGCGACGCACTGGCATCCCCTTGAGTGCTGTTCGCCACCTGCTCTAA